The Lycium barbarum isolate Lr01 chromosome 12, ASM1917538v2, whole genome shotgun sequence genome includes a region encoding these proteins:
- the LOC132621926 gene encoding uncharacterized protein LOC132621926 yields the protein MDRNVGKGMMGQQNYEQGRYSSVETRNEVIGSTNQRFFQDPSGSINTNIRPPDFTAPVGARPVNYSIQTGEEFALEFMRERVNPKQHLVPHASGGTSGATSYMDLKDILGISHTGSESGSDISMIAPMEKGRDQNHERSRTSVNDEKSYHQVAQSVPRTSSRNSNIRGYQSHVSSRSSTSEKLRFLCSFGGRIMPRPSDGKLRYVGGDTHLIRVSKDISYEELMQKMLTIYSHAHTLKYQLPGEDLDALVSVSCDEDVQNMIEECHVPEGDGSQKMRIFLFSNSDLDDTQAGIENVEGDSEMQYVVAVNGMDFGSRRNSIALASTSGNNLDEFLSLTIGRENGRVAADASHSVAGVPLTGQSGHVMASGSLPASDSNQQGYHGQTIHHGGAEWRPLPPSMPVDNFQNLDAKSTGLPQYGHDPHPPNSSQLTDNFVVSSGHSYLNGEGGSTHEQPYRSSHMNSQEAPAEVVKMKRDVSFQKKVELAKDQSLEKEVLKDAKMKRESSAQKLNEPEKMRCAETEKVISSNSVVNSAPSPVSRVEASNSAATAVSGNSVLPSKLNGKSQEQVQGTVSLGAVQEEKPDGYSEDGHFSASGRTLNAVYGDCEAYPYDLSYEPPSMPPRVFRSERLPREQAGLNRLSKSDDSSAAQFIMTHAHSEGSQQILESVDKLHDGNVNPYTGMFIPSDKNLSADQPAAEEKKVEHQQSVELSDNAKGVNSKVGEDVSEANLEKPELKAATYADKVKSGPNNPITSNTVHDVSVSKPPELHWGDAAANRPEENKPTGQIQPLAEREPQVAAVATGKPSATSGSPEYGDILIDINDHYPREFLSDIFSQAKIMGDSSVPVPLRADGTALSLNMENHEPKHWSFFQKLAQDDFIRKDVSLIDQDHLTLSSTRANVGDETSIDYGYPPFSGGAMIDHMDSRMNIEGDIQHPSRDNVEPSTMNMPSDYNPSRTTVIQSTQYDGAMHLKVPEPDYQIIKNEDLEELRELGSGTFGTVYHGKWRGTDVAIKRIKKSCFTGRSSEQERLTHEFWCEASILSKLHHPNVVAFYGVVQDGPGGTLATVTEFMVNGSLRHVLLCKDRHLERRKKLIIAMDAAFGMEYLHSKNIVHFDLKCDNLLVNLKDPSRPICKVGDFGLSKIKRNTLVTGGVRGTLPWMAPELLNGSSNKVSEKVDVFSFGIVLWEILTGEEPYANMHYGAIIGGIVNNTLRPLVPSYCDTEWRILMEQCWAPDPSVRPCFTEIARRLRAMSAACPTRPLAHPPQNQQSK from the exons ATGGATAGAAATGTTGGCAAAGGCATGATGGGACAGCAGAACTATGAACAAGGCCGCTATAGCTCTGTAGAGACTAGAAATGAGGTTATTGGTTCTACAAATCAGAGATTTTTTCAGGATCCATCTGGTTCTATTAATACAAACATAAGACCACCCGATTTCACTGCACCTGTTGGAGCTAGGCCTGTAAATTATTCTATTCAGACTGGTGAGGAGTTTGCTCTGGAGTTTATGCGGGAAAGGGTGAACCCTAAGCAGCATCTCGTTCCGCATGCTTCTGGTGGGACTAGTGGTGCAACTTCTTATATGGACCTGAAGGACATACTTGGAATATCTCATACAGGTTCTGAAAGCGGATCAGATATCTCCATGATTGCCCCAATGGAAAAAGGTCGAGATCAAAATCATGAGAGATCTAGGACTTCCGTAAATGATGAGAAGTCCTACCACCAAGTTGCACAATCTGTGCCCAGAACCTCATCAAGAAATAGCAACATCCGTGGGTATCAAAGCCACGTATCTTCTAGATCTAGCACATCAGAAAAGTTGAGGTTTCTCTGCAGTTTTGGCGGTAGAATTATGCCTCGTCCAAGTGATGGAAAACTTAGATATGTTGGAGGTGATACACATCTTATTCGAGTCAGCAAGGATATTTCTTATGAGGAGCTTATGCAGAAGATGTTGACAATATATAGCCATGCTCATACCCTAAAATATCAGCTTCCTGGTGAGGATCTTGATGCGTTGGTGTCAGTTTCTTGTGATGAGGATGTGCAGAATATGATAGAGGAATGTCATGTTCCAGAAGGTGATGGATCACAGAAAATGCGGATTTTTCTCTTCTCTAACAGTGACTTGGATGATACTCAAGCTGGGATTGAGAATGTTGAAGGAGATTCAGAGATGCAGTATGTTGTTGCTGTCAATGGCATGGACTTCGGGTCTAGAAGAAACTCAATTGCTCTGGCAAGCACTTCAGGAAATAATCTCGATGAGTTTCTTAGTTTAACAATTGGCCGGGAGAATGGTCGAGTTGCTGCTGATGCTTCTCATTCAGTGGCTGGTGTGCCTCTAACTGGTCAATCTGGTCATGTGATGGCGTCAGGTTCATTACCTGCCTCTGACTCCAACCAACAAGGGTACCATGGTCAAACTATTCATCACGGCGGTGCTGAATGGAGACCTTTACCCCCTTCCATGCCTGTTGACAACTTCCAAAATTTAGATGCCAAAAGCACTGGTTTGCCGCAGTACGGGCATGATCCTCATCCACCCAACTCCTCACAACTCACAGATAACTTTGTTGTTAGTTCTGGCCACAGTTACCTGAATGGGGAAGGAGGTTCAACTCACGAGCAGCCATATAGAAGTTCGCATATGAACAGCCAAGAAGCACCAGCTGAGGTGGTAAAAATGAAAAGAGACGTCTCTTTCCAGAAGAAAGTTGAACTTGCTAAAGATCAATCTCTGGAAAAGGAAGTGCTTAAGGACGCAAAGATGAAAAGAGAAAGCTCTGCACAAAAATTGAATGAGCCTGAGAAAATGCGGTGTGCGGAAACTGAGAAAGTTATTTCCTCGAATTCAGTTGTCAATTCTGCCCCAAGTCCTGTTTCCCGAGTTGAAGCATCAAATTCTGCTGCTACGGCAGTTTCTGGAAATTCTGTCTTGCCATCTAAACTGAATGGGAAGAGTCAGGAACAAGTGCAAGGCACAGTGTCTCTTGGAGCTGTTCAAGAAGAAAAACCCGATGGATATAGTGAAGATGGCCACTTTTCTGCATCTGGTAGAACTTTGAACGCAGTCTATGGCGATTGTGAAGCATACCCATATGACCTTAGCTATGAGCCACCTTCAATGCCTCCACGAGTTTTTCGTTCTGAACGTTTGCCCAGGGAACAGGCTGGCCTAAATCGCTTGTCCAAATCTGATGATTCCTCTGCTGCGCAGTTCATAATGACCCATGCACACTCCGAAGGCAGCCAGCAGATCCTGGAATCAGTTGATAAATTACATGATGGAAATGTGAATCCCTATACTGGGATGTTTATACCTTCTGATAAGAATCTGTCTGCTGATCAACCTGCTGCCGAAGAGAAAAAGGTTGAACATCAGCAGTCTGTAGAGTTAAGTGACAATGCCAAGGGAGTTAATTCAAAAGTTGGTGAAGATGTTTCTGAAGCAAATCTTGAGAAGCCAGAACTGAAAGCAGCAACTTATGCTGATAAAGTGAAATCGGGACCAAATAATCCTATCACTAGCAATACTGTTCATGACGTATCTGTTTCCAAGCCACCGGAGCTTCATTGGGGTGATGCAGCTGCAAATAGACCGGAGGAAAATAAACCTACAGGGCAAATACAGCCATTAGCTGAGAGAGAGCCTCAAGTTGCAGCAGTGGCCACAGGGAAGCCATCTGCTACCAGTGGCTCTCCTGAGTACGGGGACATTCTTATTGACATTAATGACCACTATCCCCGAGAGTTCCTCTCTGATATTTTTTCCCAAGCTAAAATAATGGGTGATTCATCAGTGCCTGTTCCACTGCGCGCTGATGGAACTGCTTTGAGTTTGAATATGGAGAACCATGAACCAAAGCACTGGTCTTTTTTTCAAAAGCTAGCCCAAGATGATTTCATCAGAAAAGACGTGTCTCTGATAGACCAGGATCATCTTACTCTCTCTTCTACTCGGGCAAATGTTGGGGATGAAACATCCATTGATTATGGTTATCCTCCTTTTAGTGGTGGAGCTATGATAGACCATATGGACTCCCGAATGAATATTGAAGGTGATATTCAACACCCATCACGTGATAATGTTGAACCATCCACCATGAATATGCCTTCAGATTACAATCCTTCTCGAACCACTGTCATTCAAAGCACACAGTATGATGGTGCAATGCATTTAAAAGTACCCGAACCCGATTATCAG ATTATCAAGAATGAAGATCTTGAGGAGTTGAGGGAATTGGGTTCCGGAACATTTGGAACTGTTTACCATGGAAAATGGAGAGGAACTGATGTTGCCATAAAGAGAATAAAGAAAAGCTGTTTCACAGGTCGCTCATCAGAGCAGGAGAGATTG ACTCATGAGTTTTGGTGTGAAGCTTCAATTCTTTCAAAGCTTCATCATCCAAATGTGGTGGCATTTTATGGTGTAGTGCAAGATGGGCCAGGGGGGACTCTTGCCACAGTAACAGAATTCATGGTGAATGGGTCTCTCAGACATGTTTTGCTTTGCAAGGACAG ACACCTGGAACGCCGCAAGAAGCTGATAATTGCAATGGATGCTGCATTTGGAATGGAATATCTGCATTCAAAGAATATTGTACATTTTGATTTGAAATGTGACAATTTGCTTGTCAACTTAAAAGATCCTTCCCGACCCATCTGTAAG GTTGGTGACTTTGGACTTTCAAAAATAAAGAGAAATACGTTGGTCACTGGTGGTGTTAGGGGAACCCTTCCATGGATGGCTCCAGAGCTATTGAATGGTAGCAGTAATAAGGTTTCTGAGAAG GTTGATGTTTTTTCCTTTGGGATTGTGCTATGGGAAATTCTGACTGGCGAGGAACCTTATGCTAATatgcattatggagcaattatag GTGGTATAGTCAACAACACCTTGAGACCACTTGTTCCAAGCTACTGCGACACCGAGTGGAGAATTCTTATGGAACAGTGTTGGGCTCCAGATCCTTCTGTTAGGCCATGTTTTACTGAAATTGCCAGACGCTTACGTGCTATGTCTGCGGCATGCCCAACAAGACCACTAGCTCATCCACCTCAAAACCAACAGTCCAAGTAA
- the LOC132622569 gene encoding potassium transporter 11-like isoform X1: MASGISGMGVDGDSGETKGGMWDLDQKLDQPMDEEAGRLKNMYREKNTSALLLLRLAFQSLGVVYGDLGTSPLYVFYNTFPHGIDDTEDVIGALSLIIYSLTLIPLLKYVFIVCRANDNGQGGTFALYSLLCRHAKIKTIPNQHRTDEELTTYSRSTFHEHSFAAKTKRWLEAYPFRKNSLLILVVIGTCTVIGDGILTPAISVLSASGGIKVDHPKMSNDVVVVVAVIILVGLFSLQHYGTDRVGWLFAPVVLLWFLLVGGIGIFNIWKYDSSVLRAFSPVYIYRYFRRRKREGWTSLGGIMLSITGIEALFADLAHFPVSAIQLAFTVIVFPCLLLTYTGQAAYLMQNKEHVVDAFYRSIPDSIYWPVFVIATLAAIVASQATISATFSIIKQALAHGCFPRVKVVHTSKKFLGQIYIPDINWILMVLCIAVTAGFRNQSQIGNAYGTAVVIVMLVTTFLMTLIMLLVWRCHWVLVLLFTVFSLVVECTYFSAVLFKVDQGGWVPLVIAAAFFVIMYVWHYGTVKRYEFEMHSKVSMAWILGLGPSLGLVRVPGIGLVYTELASGVPHIFSHFITNLPAVHSVVVFVCVKYLPVYTVPEDERFLVKRIGPKNFHMFRCVARYGYKDLHKKDEEFEKKLFDNLFLFVRLENMMEGCSDSDEYSLYGQQTQNSMDYLLRNNGNLTTGNNNDFTCSTVDSIIPVKSPNQGNNTVTSLGRESSQAEVDEMEFLNRCRDAGVVHILGNTIVRARRDSRFYKKIAIDYIYAFLRKICRENSVIFNVPHESLLNVGQIFYV, translated from the exons ATGGCTTCTGGGATTTCTGGGATGGGAGTTGATGGAGATAGTGGTGAAACTAAAGGAGGTATGTGGGATTTAGACCAAAAACTTGATCAACCTATGGATGAGGAGGCTGGAAGACTAAAAAATATGTATAGAGAAAAG AATACCTCAGCGTTGTTGCTTCTGCGGCTTGCTTTTCAGAGTCTAGGAGTTGTTTATGGAGACTTGGGAACGTCTCCTTTGTATGTTTTCTATAATACATTTCCCCATGGAATTGATGATACAGAGGATGTCATTGGTGCACTTTCATTAATCATATATTCCCTCACACTTATCCCTCTCCTCAAATATGTTTTCATAGTTTGTAGAGCAAACGACAATGGCCAAG GTGGGACTTTTGCTCTTTATTCTTTGCTATGTCGCCATGCTAAGATAAAGACAATTCCCAACCAACACCGGACAGATGAAGAGCTGACAACTTATAGTCGCAGCACATTCCATGAGCATTCATTTGCTGCAAAAACAAAAAGATGGTTGGAGGCATATCCATTCAGGAAGAACTCCCTTCTTATTCTTGTAGTTATTGGCACTTGCACGGTAATAGGTGATGGAATTCTTACTCCGGCCATATCAG TTCTTTCAGCTTCTGGTGGGATCAAGGTGGACCATCCAAAGATGAGTAATG ATGTTGTAGTGGTTGTTGCCGTCATTATATTAGTTGGCTTATTTAGCTTACAACACTATGGCACAGACAGGGTTGGTTGGCTGTTTGCTCCAGTTGTGCTGCTTTGGTTTCTTTTAGTAGGAGGTATCGGCATCTTCAACATCTGGAAATATGATAGCTCTGTTTTGAGGGCCTTTTCCCCTGTGTACATATATAGGTATTTTAGGAGGAGAAAGAGAGAGGGTTGGACATCCCTGGGAGGAATAATGCTCAGCATCACAG GGATAGAGGCACTTTTTGCTGATCTCGCTCATTTTCCAGTGTCAGCAATACAGCTTGCTTTCACAGTCATTGTTTTCCCTTGCCTACTTTTAACATATACGGGGCAAGCAGCATACCTCATGCAAAATAAGGAACATGTTGTCGATGCATTCTACCGTTCTATTCCAG atagcatatactgGCCAGTTTTTGTTATTGCTACTTTAGCTGCTATCGTTGCAAGTCAAGCAACCATCTCTGCTACATTTTCAATAATCAAGCAAGCTCTGGCACATGGCTGTTTCCCAAGAGTAAAGGTAGTACATACATCAAAGAAGTTCCTTGGCCAGATATACATTCCTGATATAAATTGGATCCTTATGGTCCTTTGCATCGCTGTGACTGCTGGATTCAGAAATCAAAGCCAAATTGGCAACGCATATG GAACGGCAGTCGTGATAGTCATGTTGGTGACGACGTTCCTCATGACCTTGATAATGTTACTAGTCTGGCGCTGCCATTGGGTACTTGTCCTCCTCTTCACCGTCTTTTCTCTGGTGGTTGAATGTACCTACTTCTCCGCTGTGCTATTTAAGGTTGATCAGGGTGGTTGGGTTCCACTTGTAATTGCTGCAGCTTTTTTTGTCATCATGTATGTCTGGCATTACGGAACTGTGAAACGTTATGAATTTGAAATGCACAGCAAGGTATCAATGGCATGGATTCTTGGGCTTGGCCCCAGTTTAGGACTTGTACGTGTCCCGGGGATAGGACTTGTCTACACTGAGCTAGCTAGTGGAGTTCCACATATCTTTTCTCACTTCATCACAAATCTGCCAGCTGTACATTCAGTTGTCGTATTTGTCTGTGTGAAGTATCTTCCAGTTTACACAGTTCCAGAAGACGAGAGGTTCCTTGTGAAGCGCATAGGACCCAAGAATTTTCACATGTTCCGTTGTGTTGCGAGGTATGGTTACAAAGACCTACATAAGAAAGATGAGGAGTTCGAGAAAAAGCTATTTGATAACCTCTTCCTGTTTGTCCGGCTGGAGAATATGATGGAAGGTTGTTCTGACTCCGATGAGTACAGCTTATATGGACAGCAAACTCAGAATTCAATGGATTACCTACTGCGAAATAATGGAAACTTAACCACAGGAAATAATAATGACTTCACATGTTCGACGGTGGACTCAATAATTCCTGTAAAATCTCCTAATCAAGGGAACAACACAGTGACATCATTAGGCCGTGAGAGCAGCCAGGCAGAAGTGGATGAAATGGAATTCTTGAATCGTTGTCGAGATGCTGGGGTTGTACACATTCTTGGAAACACTATAGTTAGAGCAAGGAGGGACTCTAGGTTCTATAAGAAAATTGCTATCGACTATATATACGCGTTTCTTAGGAAAATATGCAGGGAAAATAGTGTAATCTTCAATGTACCTCATGAGAGCCTGTTAAACGTTGGACAGATATTCTAtgtataa
- the LOC132622569 gene encoding potassium transporter 10-like isoform X2, whose translation MASGISGMGVDGDSGETKGGMWDLDQKLDQPMDEEAGRLKNMYREKNTSALLLLRLAFQSLGVVYGDLGTSPLYVFYNTFPHGIDDTEDVIGALSLIIYSLTLIPLLKYVFIVCRANDNGQGGTFALYSLLCRHAKIKTIPNQHRTDEELTTYSRSTFHEHSFAAKTKRWLEAYPFRKNSLLILVVIGTCTVIGDGILTPAISVLSASGGIKVDHPKMSNDVVVVVAVIILVGLFSLQHYGTDRVGWLFAPVVLLWFLLVGGIGIFNIWKYDSSVLRAFSPVYIYRYFRRRKREGWTSLGGIMLSITDSIYWPVFVIATLAAIVASQATISATFSIIKQALAHGCFPRVKVVHTSKKFLGQIYIPDINWILMVLCIAVTAGFRNQSQIGNAYGTAVVIVMLVTTFLMTLIMLLVWRCHWVLVLLFTVFSLVVECTYFSAVLFKVDQGGWVPLVIAAAFFVIMYVWHYGTVKRYEFEMHSKVSMAWILGLGPSLGLVRVPGIGLVYTELASGVPHIFSHFITNLPAVHSVVVFVCVKYLPVYTVPEDERFLVKRIGPKNFHMFRCVARYGYKDLHKKDEEFEKKLFDNLFLFVRLENMMEGCSDSDEYSLYGQQTQNSMDYLLRNNGNLTTGNNNDFTCSTVDSIIPVKSPNQGNNTVTSLGRESSQAEVDEMEFLNRCRDAGVVHILGNTIVRARRDSRFYKKIAIDYIYAFLRKICRENSVIFNVPHESLLNVGQIFYV comes from the exons ATGGCTTCTGGGATTTCTGGGATGGGAGTTGATGGAGATAGTGGTGAAACTAAAGGAGGTATGTGGGATTTAGACCAAAAACTTGATCAACCTATGGATGAGGAGGCTGGAAGACTAAAAAATATGTATAGAGAAAAG AATACCTCAGCGTTGTTGCTTCTGCGGCTTGCTTTTCAGAGTCTAGGAGTTGTTTATGGAGACTTGGGAACGTCTCCTTTGTATGTTTTCTATAATACATTTCCCCATGGAATTGATGATACAGAGGATGTCATTGGTGCACTTTCATTAATCATATATTCCCTCACACTTATCCCTCTCCTCAAATATGTTTTCATAGTTTGTAGAGCAAACGACAATGGCCAAG GTGGGACTTTTGCTCTTTATTCTTTGCTATGTCGCCATGCTAAGATAAAGACAATTCCCAACCAACACCGGACAGATGAAGAGCTGACAACTTATAGTCGCAGCACATTCCATGAGCATTCATTTGCTGCAAAAACAAAAAGATGGTTGGAGGCATATCCATTCAGGAAGAACTCCCTTCTTATTCTTGTAGTTATTGGCACTTGCACGGTAATAGGTGATGGAATTCTTACTCCGGCCATATCAG TTCTTTCAGCTTCTGGTGGGATCAAGGTGGACCATCCAAAGATGAGTAATG ATGTTGTAGTGGTTGTTGCCGTCATTATATTAGTTGGCTTATTTAGCTTACAACACTATGGCACAGACAGGGTTGGTTGGCTGTTTGCTCCAGTTGTGCTGCTTTGGTTTCTTTTAGTAGGAGGTATCGGCATCTTCAACATCTGGAAATATGATAGCTCTGTTTTGAGGGCCTTTTCCCCTGTGTACATATATAGGTATTTTAGGAGGAGAAAGAGAGAGGGTTGGACATCCCTGGGAGGAATAATGCTCAGCATCACAG atagcatatactgGCCAGTTTTTGTTATTGCTACTTTAGCTGCTATCGTTGCAAGTCAAGCAACCATCTCTGCTACATTTTCAATAATCAAGCAAGCTCTGGCACATGGCTGTTTCCCAAGAGTAAAGGTAGTACATACATCAAAGAAGTTCCTTGGCCAGATATACATTCCTGATATAAATTGGATCCTTATGGTCCTTTGCATCGCTGTGACTGCTGGATTCAGAAATCAAAGCCAAATTGGCAACGCATATG GAACGGCAGTCGTGATAGTCATGTTGGTGACGACGTTCCTCATGACCTTGATAATGTTACTAGTCTGGCGCTGCCATTGGGTACTTGTCCTCCTCTTCACCGTCTTTTCTCTGGTGGTTGAATGTACCTACTTCTCCGCTGTGCTATTTAAGGTTGATCAGGGTGGTTGGGTTCCACTTGTAATTGCTGCAGCTTTTTTTGTCATCATGTATGTCTGGCATTACGGAACTGTGAAACGTTATGAATTTGAAATGCACAGCAAGGTATCAATGGCATGGATTCTTGGGCTTGGCCCCAGTTTAGGACTTGTACGTGTCCCGGGGATAGGACTTGTCTACACTGAGCTAGCTAGTGGAGTTCCACATATCTTTTCTCACTTCATCACAAATCTGCCAGCTGTACATTCAGTTGTCGTATTTGTCTGTGTGAAGTATCTTCCAGTTTACACAGTTCCAGAAGACGAGAGGTTCCTTGTGAAGCGCATAGGACCCAAGAATTTTCACATGTTCCGTTGTGTTGCGAGGTATGGTTACAAAGACCTACATAAGAAAGATGAGGAGTTCGAGAAAAAGCTATTTGATAACCTCTTCCTGTTTGTCCGGCTGGAGAATATGATGGAAGGTTGTTCTGACTCCGATGAGTACAGCTTATATGGACAGCAAACTCAGAATTCAATGGATTACCTACTGCGAAATAATGGAAACTTAACCACAGGAAATAATAATGACTTCACATGTTCGACGGTGGACTCAATAATTCCTGTAAAATCTCCTAATCAAGGGAACAACACAGTGACATCATTAGGCCGTGAGAGCAGCCAGGCAGAAGTGGATGAAATGGAATTCTTGAATCGTTGTCGAGATGCTGGGGTTGTACACATTCTTGGAAACACTATAGTTAGAGCAAGGAGGGACTCTAGGTTCTATAAGAAAATTGCTATCGACTATATATACGCGTTTCTTAGGAAAATATGCAGGGAAAATAGTGTAATCTTCAATGTACCTCATGAGAGCCTGTTAAACGTTGGACAGATATTCTAtgtataa